One genomic window of Streptomyces sp. NBC_01276 includes the following:
- a CDS encoding ATP-binding cassette domain-containing protein — protein sequence MKLTGVGRRYGRRRPWVLRGVALELPPGALVRIEGGNGGGKSTLLRILAGVDTPTEGRVAGRPHRTAYVPERFPAALPLTAGSYLTHLGRVHGLTGPEAARRAAAALERFGAAAYARTPLAELSKGTSQKVAVAQALLAEPGLLVLDEAWTGLDAPARAELDRAVTERTAAGGTVVFVDHDPARLAGRPDARHRIEAAALIPVPAAVPVGAARPDSVRIHAAGPPGAAPPPGLATVPAPGGGVLLTVDADRSDAVLRELLTARPPWHIRAVEELR from the coding sequence CTGAAACTCACCGGAGTCGGCCGCCGCTACGGACGGCGGCGGCCCTGGGTGCTGCGCGGGGTCGCCCTGGAGCTCCCGCCCGGGGCCCTGGTCCGCATCGAGGGCGGCAACGGCGGCGGCAAGTCCACCCTGCTGCGGATCCTCGCCGGCGTCGACACCCCCACGGAGGGCCGCGTCGCGGGCCGCCCGCACCGGACCGCCTACGTTCCCGAACGCTTCCCGGCGGCCCTGCCCCTGACGGCCGGTTCCTACCTGACCCACCTGGGCCGGGTGCACGGCCTGACCGGCCCGGAGGCGGCCCGCCGGGCGGCCGCGGCACTGGAGCGGTTCGGCGCCGCCGCGTACGCCCGCACCCCGCTGGCCGAACTGTCGAAGGGGACCAGCCAGAAGGTGGCCGTCGCCCAGGCGCTGCTCGCCGAGCCGGGGCTGCTCGTCCTCGACGAGGCGTGGACCGGGCTGGACGCCCCGGCCCGCGCCGAGCTGGACCGGGCCGTCACCGAACGCACGGCGGCCGGAGGCACGGTGGTCTTCGTCGACCACGACCCGGCGCGCCTCGCGGGCCGGCCGGACGCCCGCCACCGGATCGAGGCCGCCGCCCTGATCCCGGTCCCCGCCGCCGTCCCGGTCGGGGCGGCGCGTCCGGATTCCGTCCGCATCCACGCGGCCGGCCCGCCCGGCGCCGCCCCGCCGCCCGGCCTCGCCACCGTGCCCGCCCCCGGTGGCGGGGTCCTGCTGACGGTGGACGCGGACCGTTCCGACGCCGTACTGCGCGAGCTGCTCACGGCCCGGCCGCCCTGGCACATCCGCGCCGTGGAGGAACTGCGATGA
- a CDS encoding AIM24 family protein: MQSDLFASENLARPATAPGMTLQNAKSVKYAVNGEMLARQGSMVAFRGDLRFERKGQGIGGMLKRAVTGEGLALMSVRGQGEAWFAHEAGNCFIIDFEPGDAFTINGRNVLCFDPTLSYEIKMVKGAGMTGGGLFNSLFTGTGKLAVVCDGHPIIIPVTPQAPVYVDTDAVVGWSAALDTGLHRSQSVGSMIRGGSGEAVQLRLSGEGFVIVRPSEVTESAPGH; this comes from the coding sequence ATGCAGAGTGATCTTTTCGCCTCCGAGAACCTGGCCCGACCGGCCACCGCACCGGGCATGACCCTTCAGAACGCCAAGTCCGTCAAGTACGCCGTGAACGGCGAGATGCTGGCCCGTCAGGGCTCGATGGTCGCCTTCCGGGGCGACCTCCGGTTCGAGCGCAAGGGCCAGGGCATAGGCGGCATGCTCAAGCGCGCCGTCACCGGCGAGGGGCTCGCGCTGATGTCCGTACGCGGGCAGGGCGAGGCCTGGTTCGCCCACGAGGCGGGCAACTGCTTCATCATCGACTTCGAGCCGGGCGACGCCTTCACCATCAACGGGCGCAACGTCCTGTGCTTCGACCCGACGCTGTCCTACGAGATAAAGATGGTGAAGGGCGCCGGGATGACCGGCGGCGGCCTCTTCAACAGCCTCTTCACCGGCACCGGCAAGCTCGCCGTCGTCTGCGACGGCCACCCGATCATCATCCCGGTGACCCCGCAGGCACCGGTGTACGTGGACACGGACGCGGTCGTCGGCTGGAGCGCCGCGCTGGACACCGGGCTGCACCGCTCCCAGTCGGTCGGCTCGATGATCCGCGGCGGCTCCGGCGAGGCCGTCCAGCTCAGGCTGAGCGGCGAGGGCTTCGTCATCGTGCGGCCGAGCGAGGTCACCGAATCGGCGCCGGGACACTGA
- a CDS encoding aminoacyl-tRNA hydrolase encodes MSTKDAPKTSDVPAVGADSPFRQERAARDEAPQFVLPLVVRIEKADPPARTDALETAARAVLVLLTDERAHGEGEWAEAVRDWQDARIRKVVRRARGAEWRKAGTLPGVTVHGERAEVRVFPPVPLDGWPKELAKLQVSGTDLDDPAAAAPAAAELPVLWLNPDLDMSAGKAMAQAGHAAQLAWWELTPAERDGWRESGFRLAVRTAARERWAALSGSGLPVVRDAGFTEIAPGSCTVVADHPALRARL; translated from the coding sequence ATGAGCACGAAGGACGCACCCAAGACCTCAGACGTACCCGCCGTCGGCGCGGACAGCCCGTTCCGGCAGGAGCGGGCGGCGCGCGACGAGGCGCCGCAGTTCGTCCTGCCGCTGGTCGTGCGGATCGAGAAGGCGGACCCGCCGGCCCGGACCGACGCGCTGGAGACGGCGGCCCGCGCGGTCCTGGTGCTGCTGACGGACGAACGGGCGCACGGCGAGGGCGAGTGGGCCGAGGCCGTGCGCGACTGGCAGGACGCCCGGATCCGCAAGGTGGTGCGCAGGGCGCGCGGGGCGGAGTGGCGCAAGGCGGGGACCCTCCCGGGCGTCACGGTGCACGGCGAGCGGGCCGAGGTCCGGGTCTTCCCGCCGGTGCCGCTCGACGGGTGGCCCAAGGAGCTGGCCAAGCTGCAGGTTTCGGGGACCGACCTGGACGACCCCGCTGCGGCGGCACCCGCCGCGGCGGAGCTGCCCGTGCTGTGGCTGAACCCGGACCTCGACATGTCGGCCGGCAAGGCGATGGCCCAGGCCGGGCACGCGGCGCAGCTGGCCTGGTGGGAACTGACGCCGGCCGAGCGGGACGGGTGGCGGGAGTCCGGTTTTCGGCTGGCCGTGCGCACGGCCGCGCGCGAGCGGTGGGCGGCGCTCAGCGGGAGCGGGCTGCCGGTGGTGCGCGACGCCGGGTTCACCGAGATCGCCCCCGGCTCCTGCACCGTGGTCGCGGACCACCCGGCGCTGCGGGCCCGGCTCTGA
- a CDS encoding DUF692 domain-containing protein, which produces MKPMARLGVGIGWRPEIAEAVERLEHLDWVEVVAENVCPGHLPESLLRLRERGVRVVPHGVSLGLGGADRPDPAKLAALGERAVALGAPLVTEHIAFVRTSSPVLEAGHLLPVPRTRDALDVLCENVRIAQDALPVPLALENIAALFSWPGEELTEARFLTELVERTGVRLLVDVANLHTNRVNRGEDPSAVLDGIPLEALAYVHVAGGVERDGVWHDTHAHPVPPVVLDVLAALRERVDPPGVLLERDDDFPAEAELAAELVRIREVVTATTGTTGPGPGPGGAGPAGAGAPAGAEVPHGAGGTADAGGAPDAEGPGSAPDGDGGGADPGVRDAPALDAARTRVGIGQAALLSALVAGTPVPEGFDRRRIRVQARALAAKRASVVAKVAPELPRILGGPDAYRAAFLGYARNRPMTSGYRRDALDFAEHLLVQDLPADPAARRRLTAWWRQRSGARPPGRITRWARALTGRAS; this is translated from the coding sequence ATGAAGCCCATGGCGCGCCTGGGGGTGGGCATCGGCTGGCGGCCGGAGATCGCGGAGGCCGTGGAGCGGCTCGAACACCTCGACTGGGTCGAGGTCGTCGCCGAGAACGTCTGCCCCGGTCACCTGCCCGAGTCGCTGCTGCGGCTGCGCGAGCGCGGGGTACGGGTCGTCCCGCACGGGGTCTCGCTGGGCCTCGGCGGCGCCGACCGTCCCGACCCGGCGAAGCTGGCCGCGCTCGGGGAGCGGGCGGTGGCGCTGGGGGCGCCCCTGGTCACCGAGCACATCGCCTTCGTACGCACCTCCTCCCCCGTGCTGGAGGCCGGACACCTGCTGCCGGTCCCGCGCACCCGGGACGCGCTGGACGTGCTGTGCGAGAACGTCCGGATCGCGCAGGACGCGCTGCCGGTGCCGCTGGCGCTGGAGAACATCGCCGCGCTCTTCTCCTGGCCCGGGGAGGAGCTGACGGAGGCGCGGTTCCTGACGGAGCTGGTGGAACGGACCGGCGTACGGCTGCTCGTCGACGTGGCCAACCTGCACACGAACCGGGTCAACCGGGGCGAGGACCCGTCGGCGGTACTGGACGGGATCCCGCTGGAGGCCCTCGCGTACGTACACGTGGCCGGGGGCGTGGAGCGGGACGGCGTGTGGCACGACACCCACGCGCACCCGGTGCCGCCGGTGGTGCTCGACGTACTGGCGGCGCTGCGGGAGCGGGTGGACCCGCCGGGGGTCCTGCTGGAGCGGGACGACGACTTCCCGGCGGAGGCGGAACTGGCCGCCGAACTGGTCCGGATCCGCGAGGTGGTGACGGCCACGACGGGCACGACGGGCCCGGGGCCGGGGCCGGGCGGGGCCGGTCCGGCGGGTGCGGGGGCCCCTGCGGGTGCGGAGGTTCCTCACGGCGCCGGGGGCACGGCCGACGCCGGGGGCGCGCCCGACGCCGAGGGCCCCGGGAGTGCGCCGGACGGCGACGGCGGCGGCGCGGATCCCGGTGTGCGGGACGCGCCGGCCCTCGACGCCGCCCGGACCCGCGTGGGGATCGGGCAGGCGGCCCTGCTGTCGGCGCTGGTCGCCGGTACCCCGGTGCCCGAGGGCTTCGACCGGCGGCGGATCCGGGTCCAGGCCCGGGCCCTGGCCGCCAAGCGGGCCTCGGTCGTCGCGAAGGTCGCGCCCGAGCTGCCGCGGATACTGGGCGGGCCCGACGCCTACCGCGCGGCCTTCCTCGGCTACGCCCGCAACCGCCCCATGACGTCCGGGTACCGCCGTGACGCCCTGGACTTCGCCGAACACCTGCTGGTCCAGGACCTGCCCGCCGACCCGGCCGCCCGCCGCCGGCTCACCGCCTGGTGGCGGCAGCGGTCCGGGGCGCGGCCGCCGGGCCGGATCACGCGCTGGGCCCGTGCCCTGACGGGGAGAGCCTCGTGA
- a CDS encoding TIGR04222 domain-containing membrane protein, which yields MNVVAIAVWAAVLGSSSLLLRALFRARPRVPGTSPTLHDLSEAAFLAGGPGAVVDAALVSLLGDGRLAGGGPGIVQARPGAPATDPAERAVLLALRQAPSGWLYQVRYAAMLDPAVQETGDGLAARGLIAPPGTGRGLRRWGLVQALVCGMLVPVSLPLTFVAWAMDPDPQVPFIVKVLPALLAGIAVGGVCAKRAGRRITPAGRAALAGMRARYAGDPADHVQTALFGLRGLRDPDLRRQLLPAARSTRLAAAQSRARTRTGSSYGPRASSSTSSTSSTSSADLLPVLWCAASDGGSSTGPGGCGSSGSGCGGSSGSGCGGSGSSCGSSGSSCSGSGSSCGGSSSSCGGSSSSCSSSSSSCGSSS from the coding sequence GTGAACGTCGTCGCCATCGCCGTCTGGGCCGCCGTCCTCGGCTCCAGCTCGCTGCTGCTGCGCGCCCTGTTCCGGGCGAGGCCACGGGTGCCCGGGACCTCGCCCACCCTGCACGACCTGTCGGAGGCGGCTTTCCTGGCGGGCGGTCCCGGCGCCGTCGTCGACGCCGCGCTCGTCTCGCTGCTGGGCGACGGCCGGCTGGCGGGCGGCGGCCCCGGCATCGTCCAGGCGCGGCCCGGGGCGCCGGCCACGGACCCCGCCGAGCGCGCCGTGCTGCTGGCGCTGCGACAGGCACCCTCGGGGTGGCTGTACCAGGTGCGCTACGCCGCGATGCTCGACCCCGCCGTCCAGGAGACGGGGGACGGGCTGGCGGCCCGCGGGCTGATCGCCCCGCCCGGCACGGGGCGCGGGCTGCGGCGGTGGGGGCTGGTCCAGGCCCTGGTGTGCGGGATGCTGGTGCCGGTGTCGCTGCCGCTGACCTTCGTGGCCTGGGCCATGGATCCGGACCCCCAGGTGCCGTTCATCGTCAAGGTGCTTCCCGCGCTGCTGGCCGGGATCGCCGTAGGCGGCGTGTGCGCGAAGCGGGCCGGACGGCGGATCACCCCGGCGGGCCGGGCGGCGCTGGCCGGGATGCGGGCGCGGTACGCGGGCGACCCGGCCGATCACGTACAGACGGCCCTGTTCGGGCTGCGCGGCCTGCGGGATCCGGACCTGCGGCGACAACTGCTGCCCGCCGCCCGGAGCACGCGGCTGGCCGCGGCCCAGTCGCGGGCCCGTACGCGCACGGGGTCGTCGTACGGCCCGCGCGCTTCGTCGTCCACCTCGTCCACCTCGTCCACCTCGTCCGCCGACCTCCTCCCGGTGCTCTGGTGCGCCGCGAGCGACGGCGGCTCCTCCACCGGTCCGGGCGGCTGCGGTTCTTCGGGCAGCGGTTGCGGAGGGTCCTCCGGATCCGGCTGCGGGGGCAGCGGTTCGAGTTGCGGCAGCAGCGGTTCGAGCTGTTCCGGCAGCGGCTCCAGCTGTGGCGGGAGCAGTTCGAGCTGCGGCGGCAGCAGCTCCAGCTGTTCCAGCAGCAGCTCCAGTTGCGGCAGCAGTTCCTGA
- a CDS encoding alpha/beta hydrolase: MRTRRAHRYGAAAALLSLALCLPAPAAAAAPRDAPTSAEDAGAELAARRAGAARLGFGPCPAAEELPGAVRCAALRVPLDYARPGGPQISLTVSRIPATGRGNAVRQGSLVYNPGGPGASGTYFPLLGGRPAWSRIAAAYDLVGYAPRGVGGPAPLSCQDPDERPQGPTQVPAVPSPAYKRERLAAARAYARGCARHAGAALAHYTTLNNVRDLYVLRAALGERRLTFVGASYGTYLGAVYATRYPDHVRRMVFDSAVDPDPRRIWYLDNLAQAPAFERRWADFLAWTARHHAVYGLGATPGAVRAAYGRVRATVARTPAGGVVGTGELHAAYLQTAYFDDVWPERAAALAAFLRGDAGPLTRQAARDPRTAAEAENATAVYTAVLCNDAPWPADWETWDRDNTELARRAPFETWANAFLNLPCASWPTAGRQRPADVGAGPGRLPPTLIVAAERDGATPYPGALELQRRLGGGASLVTEEGAGTHGVAGGRNGCVDRRVERYLLTGATPGWRVTCAPHPEPAPVSLDDRAASAPRALLPPVV, translated from the coding sequence ATGCGGACGAGGCGTGCACACCGTTACGGAGCCGCCGCCGCGCTCCTCTCCCTCGCCCTGTGCCTCCCGGCGCCCGCCGCGGCCGCCGCCCCCCGGGACGCCCCCACCTCCGCCGAGGACGCCGGGGCCGAACTGGCCGCCCGCCGGGCCGGCGCCGCCCGGCTCGGCTTCGGTCCCTGCCCCGCCGCCGAGGAACTGCCCGGGGCCGTGCGCTGCGCGGCGCTGCGGGTCCCGCTGGACTACGCCCGCCCGGGGGGCCCGCAGATCTCCCTCACCGTCAGCCGGATCCCGGCCACCGGCCGCGGGAACGCCGTCCGGCAGGGCTCTCTCGTGTACAACCCGGGCGGCCCCGGGGCGTCGGGGACCTACTTCCCGCTGCTCGGGGGCCGGCCCGCGTGGAGCCGGATCGCGGCCGCCTACGACCTCGTCGGCTACGCCCCGCGCGGAGTGGGCGGTCCGGCCCCGCTCTCCTGCCAGGACCCGGACGAACGGCCGCAGGGCCCCACCCAGGTCCCGGCCGTGCCGTCACCGGCCTACAAGCGGGAGCGGCTCGCCGCAGCACGGGCCTACGCGCGGGGCTGCGCCCGGCACGCCGGCGCCGCGCTCGCGCACTACACGACCCTGAACAACGTCCGTGACCTGTACGTGCTGCGGGCCGCGCTCGGCGAGCGCCGGCTGACCTTCGTGGGGGCCTCGTACGGGACCTACCTGGGGGCCGTGTACGCGACCCGGTACCCGGACCACGTGCGCCGCATGGTGTTCGATTCGGCCGTCGACCCCGATCCGCGCCGCATCTGGTACCTCGACAACCTCGCCCAGGCGCCCGCCTTCGAGCGCCGCTGGGCCGACTTCCTCGCCTGGACCGCCCGGCACCACGCCGTGTACGGGCTCGGTGCCACGCCCGGGGCGGTACGGGCGGCCTACGGGCGGGTCCGCGCGACGGTGGCCCGGACTCCGGCGGGCGGGGTCGTGGGGACCGGCGAACTGCACGCCGCGTACCTCCAGACGGCGTACTTCGACGACGTCTGGCCGGAGCGGGCCGCGGCCCTGGCGGCCTTCCTGCGCGGGGACGCGGGGCCGCTGACGCGTCAGGCCGCGCGCGATCCGCGGACGGCGGCGGAGGCGGAGAACGCGACCGCCGTGTACACCGCGGTGCTGTGCAACGACGCCCCGTGGCCCGCCGACTGGGAGACCTGGGACCGCGACAACACCGAACTGGCCCGCCGCGCGCCCTTCGAGACCTGGGCCAACGCCTTCCTGAACCTGCCGTGCGCCTCCTGGCCGACGGCCGGGCGGCAACGGCCCGCCGACGTCGGGGCGGGTCCGGGGCGGCTGCCCCCCACGCTGATCGTGGCGGCGGAACGGGACGGGGCGACCCCGTACCCGGGTGCGCTGGAGTTGCAACGGCGGCTCGGCGGCGGGGCCTCGCTGGTCACGGAGGAGGGAGCGGGCACCCACGGGGTGGCCGGCGGACGCAACGGCTGCGTGGACCGGCGGGTGGAGCGGTACCTGCTCACGGGCGCCACTCCGGGGTGGCGCGTCACGTGTGCGCCGCATCCGGAGCCCGCACCGGTGTCGCTGGACGACCGGGCAGCAAGCGCTCCCAGGGCGCTGCTGCCGCCAGTCGTCTGA